The Stappia sp. genome window below encodes:
- a CDS encoding LysR family transcriptional regulator: MFELKDIEILQDIVRAGGFRAAAQKYGLSQSAISNRVLALEKRLGIQIFDRGRRQVRLTPVGRRFLEEAQRLVAARDRLVQEITRPGGLSGTVRIGVAETIVHTLLSDLLNQLKARHPKVRFELSVDTSRQLSAALADDDLDVAILLSESVPRGAASVPLAPLELGWYEAATRPPRDAAMPVAELARCTIVSFPKATPPFRELESVLAAPDLPPPELHGSASLSTVIHLVADGFGIGVLPERMADAPPFDRQIRALPVAEAARLTPLRFVVAYMPERNREVGAEVAAVAKACDQTDA, translated from the coding sequence GTGTTCGAACTCAAGGACATCGAGATCCTGCAGGACATCGTGCGCGCGGGCGGCTTTCGGGCGGCGGCGCAGAAGTACGGCCTGTCGCAATCGGCGATCTCCAACCGGGTGCTGGCGCTGGAGAAGCGGCTCGGCATCCAGATCTTCGACCGCGGCCGGCGCCAGGTGCGCCTCACGCCGGTGGGGCGCCGGTTCCTGGAGGAGGCGCAGCGTCTCGTCGCCGCGCGCGACCGTCTGGTTCAGGAGATCACCCGGCCGGGCGGGCTGAGCGGCACGGTGCGCATCGGGGTCGCGGAGACCATCGTGCACACGCTGCTGTCCGATCTTCTCAACCAGCTCAAGGCGCGCCATCCCAAGGTGCGCTTCGAATTGTCCGTCGACACCTCCCGGCAGTTGAGCGCGGCGCTTGCTGACGACGATCTCGACGTCGCGATCCTGCTGAGCGAGAGCGTGCCGCGCGGGGCGGCCTCGGTGCCGCTCGCGCCGCTGGAACTCGGCTGGTACGAGGCGGCGACGCGCCCGCCGCGCGACGCGGCGATGCCGGTCGCCGAGCTTGCCCGATGCACGATCGTGAGTTTTCCCAAGGCGACGCCGCCGTTCCGCGAGCTGGAATCCGTGCTCGCGGCGCCGGATCTGCCACCGCCCGAACTGCACGGCTCCGCCTCGCTGTCCACGGTGATCCATCTGGTCGCCGACGGCTTCGGCATCGGGGTGCTGCCCGAGCGCATGGCGGACGCGCCGCCCTTCGATCGTCAGATCCGCGCGCTGCCGGTCGCGGAGGCGGCCCGGCTGACGCCGCTGCGCTTCGTGGTTGCCTATATGCCGGAGCGAAATCGCGAGGTGGGGGCGGAAGTTGCCGCGGTCGCGAAGGCCTGTGATCAAACTGATGCATAA